In one Arthrobacter jinronghuae genomic region, the following are encoded:
- a CDS encoding Rieske 2Fe-2S domain-containing protein — MRRLPVVTVADKLENAGWLDPAAGWVAKAVKAVMPWPAVRDVLHGVPLGHPLHPLMIVVPLGAWVSAAVLDVLPGNERAARTLVGVGVAAAGPTALAGAADFSQLDTEQQRTGIVHQGANVLAVGLYSASWLARGRGRTGLGRALAFTGLAVTGAGGFLGGHLSYRQGAGVNRNEDFAEKVPEGWHSLGPVGAFASGVPQPARLGAVRLMVLKRTDGAADGAVSVLADTCSHLGGPLHEGELREVKNELCIVCPWHGSTFSVDSGEPVHGPATAPQPSFSTRIRDGLLEVSVKP, encoded by the coding sequence ATGCGCCGACTGCCCGTAGTTACTGTTGCCGACAAACTGGAAAACGCGGGCTGGCTGGATCCTGCAGCCGGATGGGTGGCAAAGGCCGTGAAGGCGGTAATGCCCTGGCCTGCCGTGAGGGACGTCCTGCACGGCGTCCCCCTTGGGCATCCCCTGCACCCGCTGATGATCGTGGTGCCGCTGGGAGCGTGGGTGTCCGCGGCCGTGCTGGACGTGCTGCCCGGCAATGAGCGGGCCGCGCGGACATTGGTGGGCGTGGGCGTAGCTGCGGCTGGTCCGACGGCGCTCGCCGGCGCCGCGGACTTCTCCCAGCTGGATACCGAGCAGCAGCGCACCGGGATTGTGCACCAGGGCGCCAACGTGCTCGCCGTCGGCCTGTACTCCGCCTCCTGGCTGGCGCGCGGGAGGGGACGGACGGGACTGGGCCGGGCCCTGGCCTTCACCGGCCTGGCGGTCACCGGAGCGGGCGGCTTCCTGGGCGGACACCTGTCCTACCGGCAGGGTGCGGGGGTCAACCGCAATGAGGACTTCGCGGAGAAGGTGCCGGAGGGGTGGCACTCGCTGGGGCCCGTGGGCGCATTCGCGTCAGGAGTTCCCCAGCCTGCCCGGCTCGGAGCGGTGCGCCTCATGGTGCTCAAACGGACCGACGGCGCCGCGGACGGAGCGGTCTCCGTCCTGGCTGACACCTGCAGCCACCTCGGCGGCCCCCTGCACGAGGGTGAACTGCGGGAGGTGAAAAACGAGCTGTGTATCGTCTGCCCCTGGCACGGCAGCACCTTCTCCGTTGATTCGGGGGAGCCGGTTCATGGTCCGGCAACTGCCCCGCAGCCGTCCTTTTCCACCCGCATCCGGGACGGTCTGCTGGAAGTAAGCGTTAAGCCTTAA
- a CDS encoding FAD-binding oxidoreductase encodes MSTHSLDPVPANAAGSGSTVLSGFPSVSVLEADRQRVSTDRSGFVPDSLPDGVVFARTADDVVATLRLATEHRMPVVPRGAGTGLAAAASSRAGELVLDVSGMNRILRIDPQEQLAVVEPGVLNAYLNAAAAEYGLFYAPDPASTAICSIGGNIATNAGGMRCAKYGVTRESVLALRVILADGRELRTGRETIKGVSGYDLNALMIGSEGTLGVVVEATLRLRPLPVHTATVAAFFPDVTAAAQAASAVVAARIQPSVMELMDGQTLEAVDMAMGTDYRSKGGAFLLVQTDGYGAFLEQDVVMDVLSTLGSCERAVDDEHAAALITARREAIPSLEKLGRVSIGDIGVPRGRLAEVVSGLEEISARTGVRIFTIAHASDGNLHPMIVLDPEDSVTTGPAKAALGEMFYLAHRLGGTLTGEHGIGLLKRDWLEEELGGVSLEVMHTIRTALDPLGILNPGKAL; translated from the coding sequence GTGAGCACGCATTCCCTCGACCCGGTTCCCGCTAACGCCGCCGGGTCCGGCAGCACCGTCCTAAGCGGCTTTCCCTCCGTTTCCGTCCTGGAAGCGGACCGGCAACGGGTGAGCACCGACAGGTCCGGCTTCGTTCCGGACTCGCTGCCGGACGGCGTGGTGTTCGCCCGCACCGCGGACGACGTCGTCGCCACCCTCCGGCTGGCCACCGAACACCGCATGCCCGTGGTTCCCCGCGGAGCCGGCACCGGGCTCGCCGCGGCGGCGTCCTCCCGGGCCGGGGAACTGGTGCTCGACGTTTCGGGCATGAACAGGATCCTGCGCATCGACCCCCAGGAGCAGCTGGCCGTGGTGGAACCCGGAGTGCTCAACGCGTACCTCAATGCGGCTGCCGCGGAATACGGACTCTTCTATGCACCGGATCCGGCAAGCACCGCCATCTGCAGCATCGGCGGCAACATTGCCACGAATGCCGGCGGGATGCGCTGCGCCAAGTACGGTGTCACCCGCGAGTCGGTGCTGGCCCTGCGCGTGATCCTGGCGGACGGACGGGAACTGCGGACCGGCCGCGAAACCATCAAGGGTGTCAGCGGCTACGACCTCAACGCCCTGATGATCGGTTCCGAGGGGACACTCGGCGTGGTGGTCGAAGCCACGCTGCGGCTACGCCCGCTTCCGGTGCATACCGCCACAGTGGCCGCGTTCTTCCCGGATGTCACCGCAGCTGCCCAGGCAGCGTCCGCCGTCGTAGCCGCCCGGATCCAGCCCTCCGTGATGGAGCTGATGGACGGACAAACGCTGGAGGCGGTGGACATGGCCATGGGAACGGATTACCGCTCAAAGGGCGGAGCGTTCCTGCTGGTGCAGACGGACGGGTACGGGGCGTTCCTTGAGCAGGACGTGGTGATGGACGTCCTGTCGACGCTGGGCAGCTGCGAAAGGGCCGTCGACGACGAGCATGCAGCCGCGCTGATCACCGCCCGCCGGGAAGCCATCCCCTCGCTGGAGAAACTGGGCCGGGTGTCCATCGGCGATATCGGCGTTCCCCGGGGACGGCTGGCCGAAGTGGTGAGCGGGCTCGAAGAAATCTCCGCCCGCACCGGGGTCCGCATCTTCACCATCGCGCATGCCTCGGACGGGAACCTGCATCCCATGATCGTGCTGGACCCGGAGGACTCGGTGACCACGGGCCCGGCGAAAGCGGCCCTGGGGGAGATGTTCTACCTCGCCCACCGGCTGGGCGGCACTCTGACCGGCGAACACGGCATCGGGCTGCTCAAGCGGGACTGGCTGGAGGAGGAGCTGGGCGGGGTGTCCCTGGAGGTCATGCACACCATCCGCACCGCGCTGGACCCGCTGGGCATCCTCAACCCGGGGAAGGCGCTCTAG
- a CDS encoding L-lactate permease, which produces MTTAAAFQQPLDPIAGSLALSAILAALPLLILFVLLGVFRMKAYQAALISLALSIILAIVGWRMPVGQVLSATGLGAFYAIFPILWILINALWVYKLTVATPWFEVLGRTIRSISDDLRILSILIAFCFGALLESLAGFGAPVAIAAAMLMAAGMKPLKSAVVALLANTAPVAFGAMAAPIIALNGVTGIPLQELSSMTGRQTPFIALVVPLILVFLVDGKRGLRQTWPVALVAGAAFGLAQFAASNFFIVELTDVVAAVVTVVAVLLMLRVWQPAEIIGMTGETREAEKAGETASVSETESVGTDTLTGSGRGSAPGAGAGAGTGGGAGATAMGAGADGGRTGDGGEGERAPSGSTSATGRPSGHDVWMAIAPYLVIIVVFSIAQIPVVKTWLTSIGSTTFLWPGLDVTGNNGKPAAAQTLRFDHIRATGTLLLFSGIITMVLYRIAASRGVRVYGETLKQLRWTILTVCSVLALSFVMNLSGQTTTLGVALASAGGFFALLSPLLGWIGVALTGSDTSSNSLFGALQVAAANETGLSPTLMAAANSSAGVMGKMLSLQNLAIASAAVGLEGAEGTLLRKLIGWSLGLLAFITVLIWLQSTSVLGWMVP; this is translated from the coding sequence GTGACGACTGCTGCTGCGTTCCAACAGCCCCTCGATCCGATTGCTGGTTCCCTGGCCCTGTCCGCCATCCTGGCCGCCCTGCCGCTGCTGATTCTGTTTGTCCTGCTGGGCGTATTCCGGATGAAGGCCTACCAGGCGGCCCTGATCAGCCTGGCACTGTCCATCATCCTGGCCATAGTGGGCTGGCGGATGCCGGTGGGACAGGTTCTTTCAGCTACGGGGCTTGGCGCCTTCTATGCCATCTTTCCCATCCTCTGGATCCTGATCAACGCCCTGTGGGTCTACAAGCTGACCGTGGCAACGCCGTGGTTTGAGGTCCTGGGACGCACCATCCGCTCCATCTCGGACGATCTGCGCATCCTGTCCATCCTGATTGCCTTTTGCTTCGGTGCCCTGCTGGAATCCCTGGCCGGCTTCGGAGCGCCGGTAGCCATCGCGGCGGCCATGCTGATGGCCGCAGGCATGAAGCCGTTGAAATCCGCCGTTGTCGCCCTGCTGGCCAACACGGCTCCGGTGGCCTTCGGCGCCATGGCGGCACCGATCATCGCGCTGAACGGCGTCACGGGCATCCCGCTGCAGGAGCTGTCCTCCATGACCGGACGGCAGACGCCCTTCATTGCGCTGGTGGTTCCGCTGATCCTGGTCTTCCTGGTGGACGGTAAACGCGGTCTGCGGCAGACGTGGCCGGTTGCGCTCGTCGCCGGAGCGGCCTTCGGGCTGGCACAGTTCGCTGCCTCGAACTTCTTCATTGTGGAACTGACCGACGTCGTTGCCGCCGTCGTGACAGTAGTGGCGGTACTCCTGATGCTTCGGGTCTGGCAGCCGGCCGAGATCATCGGCATGACCGGGGAAACCCGGGAGGCCGAGAAGGCAGGGGAAACCGCGTCGGTTTCTGAAACGGAATCCGTCGGAACGGACACCCTCACCGGCTCGGGCCGCGGTTCAGCGCCAGGGGCCGGAGCCGGCGCCGGAACCGGAGGGGGCGCCGGGGCAACCGCCATGGGTGCCGGCGCCGACGGCGGCCGCACAGGAGACGGCGGGGAGGGAGAACGTGCCCCCAGCGGCAGCACATCCGCCACCGGCCGGCCATCCGGACACGACGTCTGGATGGCCATTGCCCCCTACCTGGTGATCATCGTGGTGTTCTCCATTGCCCAGATTCCCGTGGTCAAGACCTGGCTGACCTCCATCGGCAGCACCACCTTCCTGTGGCCGGGACTCGACGTCACCGGAAACAACGGCAAACCGGCGGCCGCCCAGACACTGCGTTTTGACCACATCCGGGCGACCGGCACCCTGCTGCTTTTCTCCGGCATCATCACCATGGTGCTGTACCGGATCGCGGCTAGCCGCGGAGTGCGCGTCTACGGAGAAACGCTGAAGCAGCTGCGCTGGACCATCCTGACCGTCTGCTCCGTGTTGGCCCTGTCCTTCGTGATGAACCTTTCCGGCCAAACCACCACCCTCGGGGTTGCCCTGGCCTCCGCCGGCGGCTTCTTCGCCCTGCTCTCCCCGCTACTGGGCTGGATCGGCGTGGCCCTGACCGGGTCCGACACCTCCTCGAACTCCCTGTTCGGTGCCCTGCAGGTGGCCGCAGCCAACGAAACCGGGCTGTCACCCACGCTCATGGCCGCAGCCAACTCCTCCGCCGGCGTTATGGGCAAGATGCTTTCGCTGCAGAACCTGGCCATCGCCTCAGCCGCCGTCGGCCTGGAAGGGGCGGAAGGAACACTGCTGCGCAAACTCATCGGCTGGAGCCTTGGCCTGCTGGCGTTCATCACCGTGCTCATCTGGCTGCAGTCCACCTCGGTTCTTGGCTGGATGGTCCCCTGA
- the ctaD gene encoding aa3-type cytochrome oxidase subunit I translates to MSTVKYTAEPDGTFVAPRVVPVSRGRIVVNWLTSTDHKTIGFMYLIASFVFFSLSGVMALLIRAELFEPGMQILQTREQYNQLFTMHGTAMLLMFATPLFAGFANVIMPLQIGAPDVAFPRLNALAFWFFLFGSLIALSGFITPQGTASFGWTAYTPLSNVAFSPGLGGDLWVFGLALSGFGTILGSVNFVTTIVCLRAPGMTMWRMPIFTWNTLVTAILVLMAFPPLAAALFALGADRRFGADIFNPERGGSILWQHLFWFFGHPEVYIIALPFFGIVSEIFPVFSRKSIFGYKGLVFATIAIAALSMTVWAHHMYVTGAVMLPFFSFMTMLIAVPTGVKFFNWIGTLWRGSITFETPMLWSIGFLITFLFGGLTGIILSSPPLDFHVSDTYFVVAHFHYVVFGTVVFAMFAGFYFWWPKFTGKMLNERLGKIHFWLLFLGFHTTFLIQHWLGVLGMPRRYADYLVEDNFTGMNQLSTIGAGILALSMIPFLWNVYATWRHGKKVEVDDPWGFGGSLEWATSCPPPRHNFTSLPKIRSERPALDLHHPELMARANSDTDSPAEKLFGAADMGSEQPRNPDPRQ, encoded by the coding sequence ATGTCGACAGTGAAATACACCGCGGAACCGGATGGAACTTTTGTAGCGCCCCGGGTCGTGCCGGTGTCCAGGGGGCGGATTGTCGTCAACTGGCTCACCTCCACGGACCACAAAACCATCGGGTTTATGTACCTGATCGCGTCCTTCGTCTTCTTCTCGCTGTCCGGTGTGATGGCACTGCTCATCCGGGCCGAACTGTTTGAGCCGGGAATGCAGATCCTGCAGACGCGGGAGCAGTACAACCAGCTCTTCACCATGCACGGCACAGCCATGCTGCTGATGTTCGCCACACCGCTTTTCGCCGGCTTCGCGAACGTGATCATGCCGCTGCAGATCGGGGCGCCCGACGTCGCGTTCCCGCGCCTGAATGCGCTGGCGTTCTGGTTCTTCCTGTTTGGCTCGCTGATTGCACTGTCCGGGTTTATCACCCCGCAGGGCACCGCGTCCTTCGGCTGGACTGCCTATACGCCACTGTCCAACGTTGCGTTCAGCCCCGGTCTCGGCGGTGACCTGTGGGTCTTCGGGCTGGCGTTATCCGGTTTCGGCACGATCCTGGGTTCGGTCAACTTTGTCACGACAATTGTCTGCCTGCGCGCTCCGGGCATGACCATGTGGCGGATGCCGATCTTCACCTGGAACACCCTGGTTACGGCGATCCTGGTGCTGATGGCCTTTCCGCCGCTGGCGGCCGCACTGTTCGCGCTTGGCGCGGACCGGCGCTTCGGTGCGGACATCTTCAACCCGGAACGCGGCGGCTCCATCCTGTGGCAGCACCTGTTCTGGTTCTTCGGCCATCCCGAGGTGTACATCATCGCCCTGCCGTTCTTCGGCATCGTCTCCGAAATTTTCCCAGTCTTCAGCCGTAAATCCATTTTCGGCTACAAGGGCCTGGTGTTTGCCACCATTGCCATCGCAGCCTTGTCGATGACGGTCTGGGCGCACCACATGTACGTGACCGGCGCGGTCATGCTGCCCTTCTTCTCGTTCATGACCATGCTGATCGCGGTGCCCACCGGAGTGAAGTTCTTCAACTGGATCGGCACCCTGTGGCGGGGGTCCATCACCTTCGAGACCCCCATGCTGTGGAGCATCGGCTTCCTGATCACGTTCCTCTTCGGCGGTCTAACCGGGATCATCCTGTCCTCTCCGCCGCTGGACTTCCACGTTTCGGACACCTATTTCGTGGTGGCGCACTTCCACTACGTGGTGTTCGGAACCGTGGTGTTCGCAATGTTTGCGGGATTTTATTTCTGGTGGCCCAAATTCACCGGGAAAATGCTGAACGAACGGCTCGGAAAAATCCACTTCTGGCTGCTTTTCCTGGGTTTCCACACCACCTTCCTGATCCAGCACTGGCTGGGCGTGCTGGGGATGCCCCGGCGGTATGCGGATTACCTGGTGGAGGACAACTTCACCGGAATGAACCAGCTGTCCACCATAGGGGCGGGAATTCTGGCGCTGTCCATGATTCCCTTCCTCTGGAACGTCTACGCCACCTGGCGGCACGGCAAGAAGGTCGAGGTGGATGATCCGTGGGGGTTCGGCGGATCCCTGGAATGGGCCACTTCCTGCCCGCCGCCGCGGCACAACTTCACCTCGCTGCCGAAGATCCGCTCGGAACGCCCCGCACTGGACCTTCATCATCCCGAGTTGATGGCGCGCGCGAATTCCGACACCGATTCGCCGGCCGAGAAACTTTTCGGTGCTGCGGATATGGGCAGCGAGCAGCCGCGCAATCCCGATCCGCGGCAATAG
- a CDS encoding SDR family oxidoreductase codes for MDNQTRSTETPLPRTAVITGAGTGIGRATARAFLSAGFRVVLAGRREAELQETAAGSDAALVVPADVTVPDDVERLFAAAVGAFGRIDVLFNNAGTFGPTGSIDELSIEDWNRTLAVNVTGTMLCAAAAVRHMKAQSPQGGRIINNGSVSAHTPRPLSAAYTATKHAVTGLTKAIDLDGRPFGITCGQIDIGNAATDLLTGIGGGQGALQANGTRAVEPSFPAEEAAAAVLFMASAPASANIRSLLVTAAGMPFGGRG; via the coding sequence ATGGACAACCAGACCCGTTCGACCGAAACACCTCTGCCCCGGACCGCAGTTATTACCGGGGCAGGTACGGGGATCGGCCGTGCTACGGCCCGGGCTTTCCTGTCCGCCGGCTTCCGGGTGGTCCTGGCCGGCCGCCGGGAGGCCGAACTGCAGGAAACCGCCGCCGGATCCGACGCGGCACTTGTGGTGCCCGCCGACGTAACGGTGCCCGACGACGTCGAGCGGCTTTTCGCCGCGGCCGTCGGCGCATTCGGGCGGATAGACGTACTGTTCAACAATGCCGGGACGTTCGGGCCCACGGGCAGCATTGACGAGCTGAGCATCGAGGACTGGAACCGGACCCTGGCGGTCAACGTCACCGGCACCATGCTGTGTGCCGCTGCGGCCGTGCGGCATATGAAGGCCCAGTCCCCGCAGGGCGGCCGGATCATCAACAATGGCTCGGTCTCCGCGCACACGCCCCGTCCGCTTTCGGCGGCGTATACCGCGACGAAGCACGCGGTCACCGGCCTGACCAAGGCAATAGATCTGGACGGGCGCCCCTTCGGCATCACCTGCGGGCAGATCGACATCGGCAACGCCGCCACCGACCTGCTCACGGGGATCGGCGGCGGGCAGGGCGCGCTGCAGGCCAACGGCACCCGGGCGGTGGAACCCTCGTTCCCGGCCGAGGAGGCCGCTGCCGCCGTGCTGTTTATGGCCTCCGCCCCGGCGTCGGCCAATATCCGCTCACTGCTGGTCACCGCGGCCGGGATGCCCTTCGGCGGCCGCGGCTAG
- a CDS encoding ChaB family protein — MPKTGKNDHALKSELPSTLQRSDAKAQDTFAKTYDSAVEEYGDGERAARTAYASLKHTHEKVGDHWEEKEQKGPSDARAAEGRSSSKDTAGGVDANASKDHLYELASRLDISGRSKMTKDELVEALQKASEKQTRKARES; from the coding sequence ATGCCTAAGACCGGCAAGAACGACCACGCATTGAAGAGCGAACTGCCTTCGACACTGCAGCGCTCGGATGCCAAGGCCCAGGACACGTTCGCCAAGACCTACGATTCAGCGGTGGAGGAATACGGCGACGGCGAGCGGGCCGCGCGGACGGCGTACGCCTCCCTCAAGCACACCCACGAAAAGGTGGGCGACCACTGGGAGGAAAAGGAACAGAAGGGCCCCTCCGATGCCCGTGCCGCCGAAGGGCGCAGTTCGTCCAAGGACACGGCCGGGGGAGTGGACGCCAACGCGTCCAAGGACCACTTGTATGAACTCGCGTCCCGACTGGACATTTCCGGCCGCTCGAAGATGACCAAGGACGAGCTGGTGGAGGCGCTGCAGAAGGCCAGCGAGAAGCAGACCCGGAAGGCTCGGGAAAGCTAG
- a CDS encoding alanine/glycine:cation symporter family protein: MAPASEDGGLLGTIDAAVNSFFEPITAVFSGIVFFPITIGDFSFPAVVAWLIIAGIVFTFYFGFIQFRGLKVATQVVRGKFSSQDDPGEVPHFQALTSALSGTVGLGNIAGVGAAMALGGPGATFWMILAGLLGMASKFAECTLGVKYREVHEDGSISGGPFKYLPVAFARFGRWPAKILTGIFAVAILIFGVAGGNMFQANQTFAQIQNVTGGDDGLLGSAGAALIFGLVLAVLVAVVILGGIKSIGATTSKLVPAMAGIYIVACLFVIIVNIENVPAAFGAIIEGAFRPEGFAGGIIGVMIVGFQRASFSNEAGVGSAAIAHSAVKTRRPVSEGFVALFEPLVDTVLICTMTALAIIMASTPSLQAGIDQVQGGGAAPDGVILTSDAFATVLPWFPIVLSIAVALFAYSTLITWSYYGLKSWEYLFGRGRRREIAYKVIFLLFTVAGCVLSFSQVISFADAALFVCAFVNLLGVYLLLPVIKKEMKEYLADRKSGKLEVLGIDDNDIKEAAATA; this comes from the coding sequence ATGGCACCGGCATCGGAGGACGGTGGGTTGCTCGGCACCATTGACGCCGCCGTCAACTCCTTCTTTGAACCGATTACAGCTGTGTTCTCCGGGATCGTGTTCTTCCCGATCACCATCGGCGACTTCAGCTTCCCCGCGGTCGTCGCCTGGCTGATCATCGCCGGCATCGTTTTTACGTTCTACTTCGGTTTCATCCAGTTCCGCGGTCTGAAGGTGGCCACCCAGGTGGTCCGCGGCAAATTCTCCTCCCAGGATGATCCGGGCGAGGTACCGCACTTCCAGGCCCTCACCTCCGCTCTTTCCGGTACCGTCGGCCTGGGCAACATTGCCGGTGTCGGCGCGGCCATGGCCCTCGGTGGACCCGGTGCGACCTTCTGGATGATCCTGGCCGGGCTGCTGGGCATGGCCTCGAAGTTCGCGGAGTGCACGCTCGGGGTGAAGTACCGCGAGGTCCATGAGGACGGCTCGATCAGCGGCGGTCCGTTCAAGTACCTGCCCGTGGCTTTTGCCCGCTTCGGCCGGTGGCCGGCGAAGATCCTCACCGGAATCTTCGCCGTCGCGATCCTGATCTTCGGTGTGGCCGGCGGCAACATGTTCCAGGCCAACCAGACCTTCGCGCAGATCCAGAACGTCACCGGCGGCGACGACGGCCTCCTCGGCAGCGCGGGTGCGGCCCTGATCTTCGGCCTGGTCCTGGCTGTCCTGGTCGCCGTGGTGATCCTGGGCGGCATCAAGTCGATCGGCGCCACCACCTCCAAGCTGGTGCCCGCCATGGCAGGCATCTACATCGTGGCCTGCCTGTTCGTGATCATCGTCAACATCGAGAACGTGCCGGCAGCCTTCGGTGCAATCATCGAGGGCGCCTTCCGTCCCGAGGGCTTCGCCGGCGGCATCATCGGCGTCATGATCGTCGGCTTCCAGCGGGCATCCTTCTCGAATGAGGCCGGTGTCGGGTCCGCAGCCATCGCCCACTCCGCGGTCAAGACCCGCCGTCCGGTCAGTGAAGGCTTCGTGGCGCTCTTCGAGCCGCTCGTGGACACGGTGCTCATCTGCACCATGACCGCACTGGCCATCATCATGGCGTCCACTCCCAGCCTGCAGGCAGGCATTGACCAGGTCCAGGGCGGCGGAGCGGCGCCCGACGGCGTCATCCTCACCTCCGACGCCTTCGCCACCGTCCTGCCGTGGTTCCCGATCGTGCTCTCCATCGCGGTGGCGCTCTTCGCCTACTCCACCCTGATTACCTGGTCCTACTACGGCCTGAAGTCCTGGGAATACCTCTTCGGGCGGGGCCGGCGCCGGGAAATCGCCTACAAGGTCATCTTCCTGCTCTTCACCGTGGCCGGCTGCGTCCTGTCCTTCAGCCAGGTCATCAGCTTCGCCGACGCCGCGCTCTTTGTCTGCGCGTTCGTGAACCTGCTCGGCGTGTACCTGCTGCTGCCCGTGATCAAGAAGGAAATGAAGGAGTACCTGGCGGACCGCAAGAGCGGAAAGCTGGAAGTGCTCGGCATTGACGACAACGACATCAAGGAGGCCGCCGCGACCGCCTAA
- a CDS encoding L-serine ammonia-lyase: MAVGVFDLFTVGIGPSSSHTVGPMRAAAVFAAELVDAGSLAAVTGLRVDLYGSLAATGRGHGTMTAVLLGLEGFAPELILPEQVEQRLADIEATRKLQLCAQVPGAVACPLEYGEADIVLHPLTVLPRHTNGMKFAALAADGSVLQEATFFSVGGGFIVREGEERADALELEASKSDLPYPFRTAVELLQHCTGSGLSISEVMLANEKISRTEADIRSGLLHIRDVMEECKNSAIRRTGLLPGGLKVRRRAPAWHTRLRAEDPNRDPKFWQEWVNLVALAVNEENASGGRVVTAPTNGAAGIIPAVMFYATHYGPGMENATPEQRDDVVVRFLLAAAAVGVLYKEQASISGAEVGCQGEVGSASSMAAAGLAEILGGTPEQVENAAEIAMEHNLGLTCDPIGGLVQVPCIERNAIGAAKAVNAAKMALWGDGEHRVSLDEVIVTMRETGRDMSSKYKETALGGLAVNVVEC; encoded by the coding sequence TTGGCTGTCGGCGTTTTTGACCTGTTTACCGTGGGCATCGGCCCATCGAGCTCCCACACAGTGGGCCCGATGCGCGCCGCTGCCGTATTCGCGGCGGAGCTGGTCGACGCCGGCAGCCTGGCCGCCGTCACCGGCCTGAGGGTGGACCTGTACGGTTCCCTCGCAGCAACCGGCCGGGGCCACGGCACCATGACTGCAGTGCTGCTGGGGCTGGAGGGCTTCGCCCCCGAACTGATCCTGCCCGAGCAGGTGGAGCAGCGGCTGGCCGACATTGAGGCGACCCGGAAACTGCAGCTGTGCGCTCAGGTTCCCGGTGCCGTGGCCTGCCCGCTGGAATACGGCGAGGCGGACATTGTGCTGCACCCGCTCACGGTGCTGCCGCGGCACACCAACGGCATGAAGTTCGCCGCCCTGGCCGCCGACGGATCCGTGCTGCAGGAGGCAACCTTCTTCTCCGTCGGCGGCGGCTTCATTGTCCGCGAGGGCGAAGAACGGGCGGATGCCCTGGAACTGGAGGCCAGCAAGTCCGACCTCCCCTACCCCTTCCGCACCGCCGTCGAGTTGCTGCAGCACTGCACCGGCAGCGGACTGAGTATCAGCGAAGTGATGCTGGCCAACGAAAAAATCTCCCGCACCGAAGCGGACATCCGCTCCGGCCTGCTGCACATCCGCGACGTGATGGAGGAGTGCAAGAACTCCGCCATCCGCCGCACCGGCCTGCTGCCGGGCGGGCTGAAGGTCCGCCGTCGGGCGCCGGCCTGGCACACCCGGCTGCGCGCCGAGGATCCAAACCGGGACCCGAAATTCTGGCAGGAATGGGTGAACCTCGTGGCACTGGCCGTGAATGAGGAAAACGCGTCCGGCGGACGAGTGGTCACCGCCCCCACCAACGGTGCGGCCGGCATCATTCCCGCGGTGATGTTCTACGCCACCCATTACGGCCCCGGCATGGAGAACGCGACACCGGAGCAGCGGGACGACGTCGTGGTCCGCTTCCTGCTCGCAGCCGCCGCCGTGGGGGTGCTCTACAAGGAGCAGGCCTCCATTTCGGGCGCCGAGGTGGGCTGCCAGGGCGAGGTGGGCTCGGCGTCGTCCATGGCCGCCGCCGGTCTGGCCGAGATCCTGGGCGGCACCCCGGAGCAGGTTGAAAACGCTGCCGAGATCGCCATGGAACACAACCTGGGCCTGACCTGCGATCCGATCGGCGGGCTCGTGCAGGTGCCCTGCATCGAGCGCAACGCCATCGGTGCCGCGAAGGCCGTGAACGCCGCGAAAATGGCGCTCTGGGGCGACGGCGAGCACCGCGTCTCGCTGGATGAAGTCATTGTGACGATGCGGGAAACCGGGCGCGACATGAGCTCGAAGTACAAGGAAACCGCGCTCGGCGGGCTGGCTGTCAACGTGGTGGAGTGCTGA